One genomic window of Bacillus mycoides includes the following:
- the lspA gene encoding lipoprotein signal peptidase LspA — translation MIYYVIALFVIAIDQISKWLIVKNMELGTSIPIIDNVLYITSHRNRGAAWGILENKMWFFYIITVIFVVFIVFYMKKYAKTDKLLGISLGLILGGAIGNFIDRVFRQEVVDFIHVYIFSYNYPVFNIADSALCIGVVLIIIQTVLEGKKTKE, via the coding sequence ATGATATATTATGTAATAGCGTTATTTGTCATTGCCATCGATCAAATATCGAAGTGGCTAATTGTAAAGAACATGGAATTGGGTACGAGCATTCCGATTATCGATAATGTATTATACATAACATCACATCGAAATAGAGGAGCTGCCTGGGGTATTTTAGAAAATAAAATGTGGTTTTTCTACATTATTACAGTCATTTTCGTAGTATTTATCGTATTTTATATGAAAAAATATGCGAAAACGGACAAGCTTCTAGGTATTTCATTAGGTCTAATTTTAGGCGGAGCAATTGGCAATTTTATTGATCGTGTATTTAGACAAGAAGTAGTGGATTTCATTCACGTGTATATTTTCTCGTACAACTATCCAGTATTCAATATAGCTGACTCAGCATTATGTATTGGAGTTGTATTAATTATTATTCAAACAGTATTAGAAGGAAAGAAAACGAAGGAGTAA
- a CDS encoding RNA-binding protein, producing MSIYEHFRPDEEVFVDKVIEWKQAAEYHQVKLTDFLDPRQQQIVSMVIGQGDVAVRFDGAMPEAERKRALIYPDYLELNEEEFQVEVLEIDYPSKFFTLEHRQILGAFMSLGLTRDKCGDILLQEDRAQIAVAKEVVSYIEMNLQSIGKMKVTLSPIQVEKVLRVGEKWGEKSGTVSSLRLDVLLAEMLHISRQKVQPLIKGGLVKVNWKTVEQTSYECFPGDVFSVRGYGRSKLFSVEGKTKRDKWRVLYGILK from the coding sequence ATGAGCATCTACGAGCATTTTAGACCTGATGAAGAGGTCTTTGTGGATAAAGTAATAGAGTGGAAACAGGCTGCTGAGTACCATCAAGTCAAGTTAACAGATTTTCTTGATCCAAGACAGCAACAAATTGTTTCTATGGTAATAGGGCAAGGAGATGTAGCTGTACGGTTTGATGGTGCGATGCCTGAAGCCGAACGAAAAAGAGCACTAATTTATCCAGATTATCTAGAATTAAATGAAGAGGAATTTCAAGTAGAAGTATTAGAAATTGACTATCCTTCCAAGTTTTTCACGCTAGAACATAGGCAAATATTAGGTGCATTCATGTCACTTGGTTTAACAAGGGACAAATGTGGTGATATTTTGCTTCAAGAAGATCGTGCCCAAATTGCAGTTGCGAAAGAAGTTGTATCCTATATTGAAATGAACTTACAATCAATAGGGAAAATGAAAGTCACACTCTCTCCTATACAAGTAGAGAAAGTTTTGCGTGTAGGTGAAAAGTGGGGAGAAAAATCTGGAACAGTTTCGTCACTTCGTCTAGATGTTTTATTAGCTGAAATGCTGCATATATCTAGGCAGAAAGTACAGCCTCTTATAAAAGGTGGCCTAGTAAAAGTCAATTGGAAAACAGTAGAGCAAACTTCGTATGAATGTTTTCCGGGGGATGTTTTCTCGGTTAGAGGGTATGGACGAAGTAAATTATTTTCTGTAGAAGGTAAAACGAAGCGCGACAAATGGAGAGTTTTGTATGGTATACTAAAATGA
- a CDS encoding cell division protein SepF: MSWSKVKYFFFDTPEEKEAAQYSYEKEQTDMKKQQDPPEQQDVPFAKVQPKQNVVSIETAKQSSKVVLLEPRTYSEAQGISDHLKGRRAVVINLQRMSTDQAVRIVDFLSGTVYAIGGDIQKIGPKTFMCTPENVDIVGAISELFGEEEETNIKRW, encoded by the coding sequence ATGAGTTGGTCAAAAGTAAAATACTTCTTTTTTGACACACCAGAAGAAAAAGAAGCAGCTCAATATAGTTATGAAAAGGAGCAAACAGACATGAAAAAACAACAAGATCCCCCAGAACAACAAGATGTTCCGTTTGCGAAAGTGCAACCGAAGCAAAATGTAGTGAGTATTGAAACAGCGAAGCAATCTTCAAAAGTTGTTTTACTAGAACCACGCACATATTCGGAAGCGCAAGGCATTTCGGATCACTTAAAAGGTAGACGAGCTGTTGTAATTAATTTGCAAAGAATGTCTACAGATCAAGCTGTACGTATCGTTGACTTTTTAAGTGGTACTGTATACGCTATAGGCGGGGATATTCAAAAAATAGGCCCGAAAACATTTATGTGTACACCTGAAAATGTTGATATCGTTGGTGCGATTTCAGAGTTATTCGGTGAAGAAGAAGAGACAAATATAAAGAGGTGGTAA
- a CDS encoding RluA family pseudouridine synthase, protein MSEVVQVTVAEEQKSERIDKFVAEINSEWSRSQVQQWIKDAVVTVNGKSVKGNYKVKGNDEITVTIPEPEELDIQPEDMNLEVYYEDADVLVVNKPRGMVVHPAPGHTKGTLVNGLMHHCTDLSGINGVMRPGIVHRIDKDTSGLLMVAKNDVAHESLVNQLVAKTVTRRYKAIVHGVIPHDKGTIDAPIGRDKKERQSMTVDENGKNAVTHFQVLERFKDFTLVECRLETGRTHQIRVHMKYIGYPLAGDPKYGPKKTLDMNGQALHAGILGFDHPRTGEYIEFEAPIPEVFEEALNILRK, encoded by the coding sequence ATGAGTGAAGTAGTACAAGTAACAGTTGCAGAAGAACAAAAAAGCGAGCGAATTGATAAATTCGTTGCAGAAATAAACAGTGAATGGTCACGTTCACAAGTGCAGCAATGGATTAAAGATGCTGTTGTGACAGTAAATGGGAAATCAGTTAAAGGGAATTATAAAGTAAAAGGAAATGATGAAATTACAGTAACAATTCCCGAGCCAGAAGAGTTAGATATTCAACCGGAAGATATGAATTTAGAAGTTTATTATGAAGATGCCGATGTACTAGTTGTAAATAAGCCGCGTGGCATGGTAGTACATCCAGCACCAGGGCATACGAAAGGTACGCTTGTAAACGGACTTATGCATCATTGTACAGACCTATCAGGTATTAACGGTGTAATGCGTCCTGGTATAGTACACCGTATTGATAAGGATACATCTGGATTATTAATGGTTGCTAAAAATGATGTGGCGCACGAATCACTTGTAAATCAACTTGTAGCAAAAACGGTAACAAGACGCTACAAAGCGATTGTACATGGTGTAATTCCACATGATAAAGGAACAATTGATGCTCCAATTGGTCGTGATAAAAAAGAACGTCAAAGTATGACCGTTGATGAAAATGGTAAGAATGCTGTTACACATTTCCAAGTGTTAGAGCGATTTAAGGATTTCACACTTGTAGAATGTCGCTTAGAAACGGGACGTACACACCAAATTCGTGTTCATATGAAATATATTGGTTATCCACTTGCAGGGGATCCAAAGTATGGTCCGAAGAAAACATTAGATATGAATGGACAAGCACTTCATGCAGGGATTTTAGGTTTCGATCACCCTCGTACTGGTGAATATATTGAGTTTGAGGCACCGATTCCAGAAGTGTTTGAAGAAGCGCTAAATATTTTACGGAAATAG
- the ileS2 gene encoding isoleucine--tRNA ligase, producing MEYKNTLLMPKTEFPMRGNLPKREPAMQEKWAEVNIYEKVQEHTKGRPLFVLHDGPPYANGDIHMGHALNKVLKDFIVRYKSMTGYCAPYVPGWDTHGLPIEQALTNKGVKRKEMTVAEFRKLCAEYAYEQVERQREQFKRLGVRADWDNPYITLEPAYEAQQIKVFGDMAKKGYIYKGQKPVYWSPTSESALAEAEIEYQDKKSASIYVAFPVKDGKNVLEGDEKFIIWTTTPWTLPANLGISVHPELEYAIVNVNDEKYIIASELFETVEKTLEWENAEVVKTVKGSELEYTVAKHPFYDRDSLVMLGDHVTTDAGTGCVHTAPGHGEDDFLVGKKYGLEVLCPVDDKGVLTNEAPGFEGLFYDKANKPITEKLEEVGALLKLTFITHSYPHDWRTKKPIIFRATAQWFASIEAFRKELLQAVEETKWVPAWGETRLHNMVRDRGDWCISRQRAWGVPIPVFYAENGDPIITDETISNVADLFREHGSNVWFEREAKDLLPEGFTHPGSPNGEFRKETDIMDVWFDSGSSHQAVLEERDDLQRPADLYLEGSDQYRGWFNSSLSTAVAVTGKAPYKGVLSHGFVLDGDGRKMSKSIGNIVVPKKIMDQLGGDILRLWVSSVDYQSDVRISDDILKQVAEVYRKIRNTFRFLLGNLDDFNPGENKVAAAELREVDRYMLVKLNDLITKVKEAYEAYDFAAVYHAIHNFCTIDLSSFYLDFAKDILYIEGANHQDRRAIQTVLYDVLVALTKLVTPILPHTADEVWPYVPGAEEESVQLTNMPEVVEVDGAEALKTKWDAFMTLRDDVLKALEVARNEKVIGKSLNASITLYPTAEMKAMLESISEDLKQLFIVSEYKLGGMIEEAPADAPKYEHTAVVVAQATGDTCERCWVVSETIGKDAEHETLCERCATVVKENYVK from the coding sequence ATGGAGTACAAAAATACATTACTAATGCCAAAAACAGAATTCCCGATGCGTGGGAATTTACCGAAACGTGAGCCTGCAATGCAAGAAAAATGGGCTGAAGTGAATATTTATGAAAAGGTACAAGAACATACGAAAGGTCGTCCTTTATTTGTACTACATGATGGACCTCCATATGCAAATGGTGACATTCATATGGGACATGCATTAAATAAAGTATTAAAGGACTTTATTGTTCGCTATAAATCAATGACTGGATACTGTGCACCATATGTACCAGGTTGGGATACACACGGTTTACCGATTGAACAAGCTTTAACTAATAAAGGTGTAAAACGTAAAGAAATGACAGTTGCTGAGTTCCGTAAGTTATGCGCAGAGTATGCATATGAACAAGTAGAACGTCAACGTGAACAATTTAAGCGTTTAGGTGTACGTGCAGATTGGGATAATCCATACATTACTTTAGAGCCTGCTTATGAAGCACAGCAAATTAAAGTGTTTGGTGACATGGCGAAAAAAGGTTATATCTATAAAGGTCAGAAACCTGTTTATTGGTCTCCAACAAGTGAATCTGCTTTAGCAGAAGCTGAAATTGAATACCAAGATAAAAAATCAGCGTCTATTTACGTAGCATTCCCTGTAAAAGACGGAAAGAACGTATTAGAAGGTGATGAGAAGTTCATTATTTGGACAACAACACCTTGGACGTTACCTGCAAACTTAGGTATTTCTGTTCATCCAGAACTTGAATATGCTATTGTGAACGTAAATGATGAGAAATATATTATTGCTTCTGAACTATTTGAGACAGTTGAAAAAACGTTAGAGTGGGAAAATGCTGAAGTTGTGAAAACGGTAAAAGGTAGCGAACTTGAGTATACAGTTGCAAAACACCCATTCTACGATCGTGATTCTTTAGTTATGCTAGGTGACCACGTTACAACAGATGCTGGTACAGGTTGTGTTCATACAGCACCAGGACACGGGGAAGACGATTTCCTTGTTGGTAAGAAATATGGTTTAGAAGTTCTTTGTCCAGTTGATGACAAAGGTGTGTTAACAAATGAAGCACCTGGATTTGAAGGTCTATTCTATGATAAAGCTAATAAACCAATTACGGAAAAATTAGAAGAGGTAGGCGCGTTACTAAAATTAACATTTATTACGCATTCATACCCACATGATTGGAGAACGAAAAAACCAATTATTTTCCGTGCAACAGCACAGTGGTTTGCATCTATTGAAGCGTTCCGTAAAGAATTATTACAAGCTGTTGAAGAAACGAAATGGGTGCCAGCATGGGGTGAGACTCGTCTTCATAATATGGTTCGTGACCGTGGTGATTGGTGTATTTCTCGTCAACGTGCATGGGGTGTACCAATTCCAGTATTTTATGCGGAAAATGGAGACCCAATTATTACAGATGAAACAATTAGCAATGTAGCAGATTTATTCCGTGAACACGGTTCTAACGTATGGTTCGAGCGTGAAGCGAAAGATCTATTACCAGAAGGATTTACACATCCAGGTAGCCCAAATGGTGAATTCCGTAAAGAAACAGACATTATGGATGTATGGTTTGATTCAGGTTCTTCTCACCAAGCGGTATTAGAAGAGCGTGATGATTTACAACGTCCAGCAGATTTATATTTAGAAGGATCTGACCAATATCGTGGTTGGTTTAACTCTTCATTATCAACAGCAGTTGCTGTAACAGGTAAAGCACCGTATAAAGGTGTTCTAAGCCACGGTTTCGTACTAGATGGTGACGGACGTAAAATGAGTAAGTCGATTGGAAACATCGTCGTACCGAAGAAAATTATGGATCAATTAGGCGGAGATATTTTACGCTTATGGGTTTCTTCTGTTGACTATCAATCTGATGTACGTATTTCAGATGATATTTTAAAACAAGTAGCAGAAGTATATCGTAAAATCCGTAATACATTCCGTTTCTTATTAGGAAACTTAGATGACTTTAATCCAGGTGAAAATAAAGTGGCGGCAGCTGAGCTTCGTGAAGTGGACCGTTACATGTTAGTAAAATTAAATGACTTAATTACAAAAGTGAAAGAAGCATATGAAGCATATGACTTTGCAGCAGTATATCATGCAATCCATAACTTCTGTACAATTGATTTAAGTTCATTCTATTTAGACTTTGCGAAAGACATTTTATATATTGAAGGTGCAAATCACCAAGATCGCCGCGCAATTCAAACAGTATTATATGATGTTCTTGTTGCATTAACAAAACTTGTAACACCAATCTTACCTCATACAGCTGATGAAGTATGGCCTTATGTTCCTGGTGCAGAAGAAGAGAGCGTACAGTTAACTAATATGCCAGAAGTTGTAGAAGTAGATGGTGCTGAAGCGTTAAAAACAAAATGGGATGCATTTATGACGTTACGTGATGACGTATTAAAAGCGTTAGAAGTCGCTCGTAATGAAAAAGTAATTGGTAAGTCATTAAATGCAAGTATTACACTATATCCGACTGCAGAAATGAAAGCTATGTTAGAGTCTATTAGTGAAGACTTAAAGCAACTATTTATCGTTTCTGAGTATAAACTTGGTGGTATGATAGAAGAAGCGCCAGCAGATGCGCCTAAGTATGAGCATACAGCGGTTGTTGTAGCTCAGGCAACGGGTGACACATGTGAACGTTGTTGGGTTGTTTCAGAAACAATTGGTAAAGATGCGGAACATGAAACATTATGTGAGCGTTGTGCAACGGTTGTTAAAGAAAATTATGTAAAATAA
- the divIVA gene encoding septum site-determining protein DivIVA produces the protein MPLTPLDIHNKEFGRGFRGYDEDQVNEFLDQIIKDYELVIREKKALEEKVAQLEGKLDHFSNIEDTLNKSIIVAQEAAEEVKRNAQKEAKLIVREAEKNADRIINEALVKSRKVAFDIEELKKQAKVFRTRFRMLLETQLEMLSNDDWDKLIELEDEVDELLKKEETV, from the coding sequence GTGCCGTTAACACCATTAGATATTCATAACAAAGAATTTGGTCGCGGATTTCGTGGCTACGATGAAGATCAAGTAAATGAGTTTCTTGATCAAATCATCAAAGATTATGAATTAGTCATTCGTGAGAAAAAAGCTTTAGAAGAAAAGGTTGCACAATTAGAAGGAAAGTTAGATCATTTTTCTAATATTGAAGATACACTGAACAAATCTATCATTGTCGCACAAGAAGCTGCTGAAGAAGTGAAGCGTAATGCACAAAAAGAAGCAAAATTAATTGTACGTGAAGCAGAAAAAAATGCAGATCGTATCATTAACGAAGCATTAGTAAAATCAAGAAAAGTTGCATTTGATATTGAAGAGTTAAAGAAACAAGCGAAAGTATTCCGCACTCGTTTCCGTATGTTGTTAGAAACACAGCTTGAAATGTTAAGCAACGATGATTGGGACAAATTAATTGAGTTAGAAGACGAAGTGGACGAACTGTTGAAAAAAGAAGAAACAGTGTAA
- a CDS encoding YggT family protein: MTTVVQVLQSAIQIYSYALIIYILLSWFPGARESKFGDFLARICEPYLEPFRKFIPPLGMIDISPLVAIFTLNLASRGLTSLFFYFV; the protein is encoded by the coding sequence ATGACAACAGTTGTACAAGTATTGCAGTCTGCTATTCAAATTTATTCCTATGCGCTTATCATTTATATTCTTTTGTCTTGGTTCCCAGGTGCAAGAGAATCAAAATTTGGTGATTTTCTTGCACGCATTTGCGAACCTTATTTAGAGCCTTTTAGGAAATTTATTCCACCGCTTGGTATGATTGATATTTCTCCACTTGTTGCGATTTTCACATTGAATCTCGCTAGTAGAGGATTGACAAGTTTGTTTTTTTATTTTGTTTAG
- the uraA gene encoding uracil permease — MEQKPVLDIHEVPKPGKWLLLSIQHLFAMFGSTVLVPFLTGLNPSVALISSGLGTLAFLLITKGQVPAYLGSSFAFIAPIITAKTAGGPGAAMLGGMLAGLVYILISLGIKKSGSEWIMKLLPPIVVGPVVMVIGLALAHTAVNMAMNGADGKYSITHFSVALVTLAITIICSIFGRGFFSIIPVLLGIIGGYIFAYFQGLVDLKPVAEAKWFVIPDFTVPFVTYTPEFSWKIVLLMVPVALVTISEHIGHQIVLGNVIKRDLIEKPGLHRSIFGDGVATLIASLIGGPPNTTYGENIGVLAITRAYSVYLFIGSAVFAIMFGFIGKISALIHSIPTPVMGGVSILLFGVIASSGLRMMVDDKTDLGDKRNLMIASVILVIGIGGAVLHVGESFQVEGMALAAIVGVLLNLLLPETKQTNKTKQSKQIAS; from the coding sequence ATGGAGCAAAAGCCAGTGTTAGACATTCATGAAGTACCGAAACCGGGAAAATGGTTATTATTAAGTATACAACATTTGTTCGCGATGTTTGGATCAACAGTGCTTGTTCCGTTTTTAACAGGACTGAATCCATCAGTAGCTTTAATATCAAGTGGATTAGGAACGCTAGCGTTTCTTCTAATAACGAAAGGTCAAGTACCAGCATATTTAGGATCATCATTCGCCTTTATTGCACCAATTATTACAGCGAAAACAGCAGGTGGACCTGGAGCAGCGATGCTTGGAGGAATGCTTGCGGGACTTGTGTACATCTTAATCTCACTCGGAATTAAGAAATCTGGGTCAGAATGGATTATGAAATTACTTCCGCCAATCGTAGTTGGGCCAGTCGTAATGGTAATCGGTTTAGCTTTAGCACATACAGCGGTGAACATGGCGATGAACGGTGCGGATGGTAAGTATAGCATTACACACTTTTCAGTAGCATTAGTAACATTAGCAATTACAATCATTTGCTCCATATTCGGGAGAGGCTTTTTCAGTATCATACCAGTGCTACTTGGAATCATCGGCGGGTATATATTCGCTTACTTCCAAGGGCTAGTAGATTTAAAGCCAGTAGCTGAGGCGAAATGGTTTGTCATACCAGACTTCACAGTACCGTTTGTAACATATACTCCGGAGTTTTCATGGAAAATCGTACTCTTAATGGTACCAGTTGCACTTGTAACAATTTCAGAACATATCGGACATCAAATTGTACTTGGAAATGTTATTAAAAGAGATTTAATTGAAAAACCAGGTTTACATCGTTCAATCTTCGGTGATGGGGTAGCGACATTGATCGCATCACTAATAGGAGGACCACCGAATACAACGTACGGTGAAAACATCGGTGTGCTAGCAATTACGAGAGCATACAGTGTATACTTATTCATCGGTTCAGCAGTGTTCGCAATCATGTTTGGATTTATCGGGAAGATTTCAGCACTGATTCATTCGATTCCAACACCGGTGATGGGTGGTGTATCAATCTTACTCTTCGGTGTAATCGCATCAAGTGGTTTACGCATGATGGTAGACGATAAAACAGACTTAGGCGACAAAAGAAACTTAATGATTGCATCAGTTATACTAGTCATCGGTATTGGCGGGGCGGTACTACACGTAGGTGAATCGTTCCAAGTAGAAGGAATGGCACTAGCAGCAATTGTAGGTGTACTATTAAATCTACTACTACCAGAGACAAAACAAACAAATAAAACAAAACAATCTAAGCAGATTGCTTCATAA
- a CDS encoding YggS family pyridoxal phosphate-dependent enzyme, with protein MTVQGNLADVNEAIKESCARAGRSTKDIKLVAVTKTVGIEKTSEVIEAGIIDLGENRNEGFLQKYEHFGSKVNWHFIGSLQTRKVKEIINEIDYLHSLDRLSLAKEIQKRADKKVKCFIQVKTSSEESKQGLAIEETISFIQSLQELDKIEVVGLMTMAPFTGEEEEIRRCFKELRMLQTEVQELELLHAPCKELSMGMSNDYTIAIEEGATYIRLGTVLVGKA; from the coding sequence GTGACAGTGCAAGGGAATTTAGCAGATGTAAACGAAGCAATTAAAGAATCTTGTGCACGAGCTGGACGTTCGACGAAAGATATTAAGCTCGTTGCAGTTACAAAAACTGTAGGAATTGAAAAAACAAGCGAAGTAATTGAAGCAGGAATTATTGACTTAGGTGAAAATAGAAATGAAGGTTTCTTACAAAAATACGAGCATTTCGGTTCAAAAGTGAATTGGCATTTTATTGGCTCATTGCAAACGAGAAAAGTAAAAGAAATCATTAATGAGATTGATTATTTACATTCATTAGATCGTCTTTCGCTTGCAAAAGAAATTCAAAAACGTGCTGATAAGAAAGTTAAATGCTTTATTCAAGTGAAAACATCATCTGAAGAATCAAAGCAAGGATTGGCGATAGAAGAAACAATTTCTTTTATTCAAAGTTTGCAAGAATTGGATAAGATTGAAGTGGTAGGATTAATGACAATGGCCCCGTTTACAGGAGAAGAGGAAGAGATTCGTCGCTGCTTTAAGGAATTACGCATGCTACAAACAGAGGTGCAGGAGCTAGAATTATTACATGCACCATGTAAAGAATTATCAATGGGAATGTCAAATGATTACACGATTGCAATTGAGGAAGGCGCTACATATATTCGTTTGGGAACGGTTTTAGTAGGAAAAGCGTAA
- the pyrR gene encoding bifunctional pyrimidine operon transcriptional regulator/uracil phosphoribosyltransferase: MQEKAVVLDDQMIRRALTRISHEIVERNKGVDNCVLVGIKTRGIFIAQRLAERIGQIEGKEMEVGELDITLYRDDLTLQSKHKEPLVKGSDIPVDITKKKVILVDDVLYTGRTVRAAMDALMDLGRPSQIQLAVLVDRGHRELPIRADYVGKNIPTSSEERIEVDLQETDQQDRVSIYDK, translated from the coding sequence ATGCAAGAGAAAGCTGTAGTTTTAGATGACCAAATGATTCGCCGCGCTTTAACACGAATTAGTCATGAAATCGTGGAACGAAATAAAGGTGTCGATAATTGTGTTCTTGTCGGAATAAAAACACGTGGAATTTTTATTGCACAACGTTTGGCAGAACGAATTGGTCAAATTGAAGGAAAAGAGATGGAAGTAGGAGAGTTAGATATTACGTTATATCGTGATGATTTAACACTACAATCGAAACATAAAGAACCACTTGTAAAAGGTTCTGATATTCCTGTAGATATTACGAAGAAAAAAGTTATCCTTGTGGATGATGTGTTATATACAGGAAGAACAGTTCGAGCAGCAATGGATGCTCTTATGGATTTAGGTAGACCATCACAAATCCAATTGGCTGTTCTTGTTGATAGAGGTCATCGTGAATTACCAATTCGCGCTGATTATGTAGGAAAGAACATTCCAACATCTAGTGAAGAGCGTATCGAAGTTGATTTGCAAGAGACAGATCAACAAGATCGAGTAAGCATATACGATAAGTAA